The Candidatus Hydrogenedentota bacterium DNA window ACGGCGCTTCGTTTTTCAGATACTTCGATGCCCCGTTCTTGGAGCTGCGAAGGGGCACTCACCATATTGACTGCCTCAACCATAGGCGTTAAAAATCCGCAGAGGACCGAGGCGGTAATGGGATAGGTATCGCTGACGCCCAAGTCACCGATATACTCGATTTCTAAAGATTTGGGGCGGCCGTCCACGTATAAGGATTGGAAGAGTCCGAGCCGCTTGCCCAGATACAAGAGGGGCTGCAATTTCTTTTGAGTTTCGCTGTCCAGGCTGGGCACGTTAACTGCGTTGACAATGGCGCCTGTAGTCAGGAAATCAATCATCTGTTTCGCCACATCAACGGCGACAGTCAATTGTGCTTCATCGGTGGATGCGGCAAGGTGGGGGGTCATGATGATATTATCGAGCCCGAGGAAGGGATTGTCTTCGAAGGGTTCGCTGGTGTACACGTCTAGGGCTGCGCCGGCGATGGTCTTGGCTTTCAAGGCTTCGGCAAGATCTTGTTCGTTGACGATGCCGCCCCGTGACGTGTTGATAATGCGGCAATTGGGTTTCATCATCTTCAATTGTGCCTCGGAAATCATGTTCAAGGTTTTGTCGGATTTCGGCGCGTGGATGGTGATAAAATCGGAGGAGCCGTAGAGGGTATTCAGGTCGACGAGCTCGACGCCGAGGCTTTCCGCTTTCAACGTGCTGAGGATAGGGTCATAGGCAAGCACGCGCATTTCAAAGGCGCGCGCACGCTTGGCGAGGGCGCCGCCGATACGGCCGACACCGATGATGCCCAGCGTTTTCCCGCATAATTCTTTGCCCATAAATTTTTTGCGGTCCCACCGGCCTTCCGCCATGGATGCGTGGGCGAGCGGAATATTGCGGCACAGGCTCAACATCAATGCAAAGGCGTGTTCACAGGTGGAAATGGTGTTGCCGCCCGGTGTGTTCATGACGACAATGCCTTTTTTGGTGGCGGCGTTTTTATCGACATTGTCCGTGCCGACGCCTGCACGTCCAATCACTTTGAGTCGTGTCGAATTTTCCAGCGCCGCTGCCGTCACTTTGGTGGCGCTTCGTATGACGAGCCCGTCGTAATCGTTAATGATGGCGGCGAGTTCTGCTTCTTTTTGCGGCGGTTTAACGTCGGTTTCTATACCGGCTTCGCGAAACAGGGCGACGCCTTCTTCGCTTAGATTATCCAGCACAAGTACGCGTAACATGATAATTCTCCCTGGCAGAAGGTTAAAAAGTGAAAGCACTTGCCCGAGAAAGGCAGGTGCCGGAACGAGTATTCATACAGACATACTTATAATAACATATCCTGCCGA harbors:
- a CDS encoding phosphoglycerate dehydrogenase; the protein is MLRVLVLDNLSEEGVALFREAGIETDVKPPQKEAELAAIINDYDGLVIRSATKVTAAALENSTRLKVIGRAGVGTDNVDKNAATKKGIVVMNTPGGNTISTCEHAFALMLSLCRNIPLAHASMAEGRWDRKKFMGKELCGKTLGIIGVGRIGGALAKRARAFEMRVLAYDPILSTLKAESLGVELVDLNTLYGSSDFITIHAPKSDKTLNMISEAQLKMMKPNCRIINTSRGGIVNEQDLAEALKAKTIAGAALDVYTSEPFEDNPFLGLDNIIMTPHLAASTDEAQLTVAVDVAKQMIDFLTTGAIVNAVNVPSLDSETQKKLQPLLYLGKRLGLFQSLYVDGRPKSLEIEYIGDLGVSDTYPITASVLCGFLTPMVEAVNMVSAPSQLQERGIEVSEKRSAVSSSYAFEIGITVITDQEKHTVRGTLFNRDDPRICTINGMRVDATPEGYMLVCANEDKPLIIGRVCTAIGEAGVNIANLTLGRDTKGGNAMTVLNLDAPLNEDTLDKLRQMPHVSEVHMVALPEATHTRL